CCCCTACTTTCTGCGGGTTAGATAATGCTACTTTAGCAGATTTTGATGCAACTACAACAACAGGTACAATTATTTGGTATGATGCTAATACAGGTGGAGCTGTACTAGACCCAACAACAATCATAGAAAATAATGAAAGTTATTTTGCAGTTTCAAAAATAGATGACTGTGAGCATCATGAACGCTTAGAGTTTATCGCAACTGTTATTTCTCCTCCAACACCAGAGTTTAATGGAGATACCCAACGCTGTAAATTGGATAATTTAACTTTAGCAGACATTAGTGTAGACTTTACCAGTGTAACTGGTTATGATTTACTATGGTACGATAGTAACGAAGCCGGTACTGAATTGAGTGAAAACGAACTTATTGAACAAGACATTACATACTACGCTGCTTATGTAGATCCAACTACGAGCTGTGAAAGTATGAGAACTCCTATAACTATAGATTTATCTGATTGTAATCCTGAAGATTATGATTTCTTTATTCCTGATGGTTTTTCTCCTAACAATGATGGAACTAACGATGAATTTTATATTCCGTTTATCGAATTTTTCTATCCAGATTATGAATTAGAAATTTTTAATCGATATGGTCAATCATTATTTAAAGGAAACATCGACAACCCAAAATGGGATGGTCAAAATACCTCTAGATCAGAAGTTACAAGTGGTGTTTACTTTTATATACTTAACTACAATAAAGATAATCTAAAGCCTAAACAAGGTAGAATTTACTTGAGTAAATAAAAATAGCTGATGAAAAAACTAATATATCTCATTTGTATTTGTGCTGTTATTGATCTCTTTTCTCAACAAGATCCACAATACACACAATATATGTACAACCAAAATATTGTTAACCCTGCATATGTTACCAACGATTTGGGTGTTATAAATTTTGGAGTAATGCACAGAAGACAATGGACTTCAGCTGTTGGTACACCTAAAACTTATAACTTTTTTGTACATGCTCCTTTAAGTAATAATATAGAAGCTGGTATATCTGTAGTCACAGACGACATTGGTGATGGAGTTTTAAAAGAAAACAACTTTTATGCAGACTTTGCTTACATGATAAATATTGCTGAGGGTCATAAATTATCATTTGGTTTAAAAGCTGGTTTTACTAGTTTTAATACAAACTTCAACAACTTCAGGTTTCCTGATGAAAACATAAGTTCTGGTTTCATCCCTACTGATTTAGCTTTTGAAAATCAAAATAAAACTTTTGTCAACTTTGGTGCTGGTTTATTCTATTTTACTGATAAATATTACATTGGAGCTGCTATTCCTAACTTAGTAAAAGGAGAACATTTTGAAGAGAATAATGGATTAAATAGTATTGGTGGTGAAGAAATTCATTTGTTTGTTAATGGTGGTTACGTTTTTCAACTTTCCGATCTAGTCAAATTAAAACCGTCATTTATGACTAAAGTTGTAAAAGGTTCTCCTATAGTATTAGACACAGCAGTAAATGTTTTATATAACGACAAAATTGAAGCAGGCCTAGCTTACAGAGTTAATGATGCAGTAAGTCTAATGTTTAACTTCCGACTTTTTGATTCTTTGCGAATGGGATATGCGTTTGATTACACCACAAACAATTTAGGAAACTTTAACTCTGGAACTCACGAATTCATGTTATTATTTGACTTCGACACACTAGGTTTAAAGAAAGGATACGATAAATCACCAAGATTCTTTTAAAAGATTACTATGAAGAAAATAAGTTTTTTACTACTATTCAGTTCAGTTTTTATTTGCTTTTCTCAAAGTCAATCACTTAAAAGAGCACACAAATATTTTGAAAGAACTTTCTATTCAGAAGCAATTCCGTTGTATGAAAAAGCCTTAAAAGAAAGAGAGAGTTTTGATGCGATAAAAAACCTAGCAGATGCTTACTACTACACATATAATATGGAAAAGGCAACTGTAAATTATCGTTATTTACTAAAAAACTACAGAAAGTATGTCGAAGAAATCTACTATTACAGATTTTCAAATTCATTAAAAGCATTAGGCGAATACAAAAAAGCGAACAATGTTTTACTGAATTATTATAAAACAAAAGACGAATCTAAATATACTCAACTTCAAAAAGAAATTGAATATCTAGAAAATATTGAAGCTTTAGGAAATCGTTTTACTATAGATAACTTAGGAATCAATACTCCTGATTCTGAATTTGGAGCAATTCAAAAAGGTGATTCTATCATATTTGCTGCTCCAAGGAAAGAAATTTATGGAAAACGTTTCGGTTGGAATGGTCAGCATTATTTAGATATTTACCAAGTAAATACGAACCAAATGTATTTAGGAGATAGTATTTCGAAACCTTTCTCTGAAAAAATTAATTCGAAACTTCATGAATCTAATATCATTTTCACCAAAGATGGTAAAACAGCCTATTTCACCAGAAACAGTGAAATAAAAGGAAAAAGGAATACAGACGATAAAAAAATAACACACGTACAACTGTATAAAGCAGAGCTTATTGATAATGAATGGAAAAATATTTCATCACTTTCTTTTAACTCTAACACCTACTCTACCGAACACCCAGCATTAAGTCCTGACGAAAAAACTTTATATTTTGCTTCTGACATGCCTGGAGGATTTGGTGGATTTGATTTGTATGCTGTAACCATTGATTACGATGGAAGTTTTGGAAAACCTCAAAATTTAGGAGAAACAATAAATACTCCCAAGAAAGAACAATTTCCATTCATTAGTGAAGATAATAAACTCTATTTTTCTTCTAACGGACATCCAGGTTTTGGATCTTTAGATGTATTTGTTTGCTCTATTTCAGATGGTAAAATATCGAAACCAGATAATGTCGGATTTCCTGTAAATTCTGGTTATGATGATTTTTCATTCAATATCAATTCCAAGACAAAAGAAGGTTTTTTTGCTTCCAATAGAAAAGGTGGAAAAGGAAGCGATGACATTTATAGAATCACAGAACAAAAGCCATTAAAAATCGAACCTTGTTCTCAATTTATCTCCGGATTAATTACTGATGAAGATTCTGGTGTAATTCTTAATGATGTACAATTGATTTTGGTAGATAAAAACCAAAAAGAAATCACGAAGACAAACACGTCTAACAGTGAAAAATTCAAGTTCAAAGTTAACTGCCAAACTACTTACACTGTAAAAGCTTCGAAAATTGGATACAAATCCAATCAAAGAACAATAGTTCTCAAAAAAGTTAGAAATAAAGACAACGATGCTTCTATGACTTTAAAATCTTTAGCAATTATAGAGAAAGAAAAAAGAGAAGCGCTTGCTTTAAAACTTAAGAAAGAAGAAGAACTAAAATTAAGGAATGCTGAAAAATTAAAGTTTGCAAAAGATAAAAAACGTAAAGAAATTGTTGAAAAAGAAAAAGATATAGAAAAGCAAAAAGATAAGATTGTTATCAAAACAGACGAAATCAGCTTTGATTATAAATTATGGTATTTGAGACGTGATAGCAAAAAAGCAATTGACAAAGTTATAAATCTAATGAAAAAATATCCTGACATGATTGTTGAGGTAGGAACACATTCAGATATTCGAGGTAATAACCGTTATAATTTAGAACTATCACAAAAGAGAGCAACTTCAGTTCGCATGTATTTCTTAGAGAGTGGTATTGAACCTGATAGAATCACTGCAATTGGTTATGGTGAAACACAACCTCTTATTAAATGTAAAACGGAAGAATCTTGTACAGAAGAACAACATGAAATTAATAGAAGGTGTGAATTTATTGTAAAGAAAATTCTATAAATCTTCTAATAATTTCAAAAATTGGTATAGCAATTGATTTAATATCATATACTAAGTAAAAAGATAGTTTAACTTAAATATCTAACTAGTTTACTTATTTAAACTTTAGTATATTGAACCTATCTGAGTACTTTGTAAAAAAGTATTAAAAATCATACCATGAAAAATAAATCGATTGCAATACTAATGCTAACGTTTTTCTCTACTTTATTATCTGCACAGAATAACTTTGAAAAGTTATGGGAAGAAGTGCATCATTTCGAGCTATTTAATCAGCCTAAATCAGCTTTAAAAATAGTTGAAAAAATATACGAAAAAGCAAAAAAGGCGAAAAACGCTCCTCAAACTGTAAAGGCACTTTTATATAAAAGTAAATTCTCTTTGACGCTTGAAGAAGACGCACAACTAAAAATTATTTCTCAATTTAAAGCGCATATAAATCAAAGTAAAACTCCAACCAAAAGTATATTACAAAATATTCTTGCCAACATGTATTGGCAATATTTTCAAAATAATAGATGGAAATTTTACCAAAGAACTAAAACAGATGAAAAAGTAGATAAATTAGACTTTAGAACTTGGGATTTAGAAACTTTATTTGCTGAAATTCACTTACAATTTCAAAATTCTTTAGCTCCAAAAAGCGAACTACAAAATACAACTATTCAAGAGTTTCATTCTTTATTATCTATAGAAGAAAGTTCTGAAAAATATCGACCTACGCTATATGATTTCCTTGCTCATAATTCTTTGAACTTCTATGAATCTGATGAAACAAGAATTACCAAACCTGCGTATCAATTCAAAATATCAGATGAAAAACTAATTTCGGAAGCTGAAAATTTTACTTCTTTAAAATTAGAAAGTAAAGATGCATTGTCTCTACAATTCAACGCACTAAAAATTTATCAAAATTTAATCGCCTTTCATTTAAAAAAACAAAATGTACATGCATTAGTTGATGTCGATTTATTACGTCTAAACTTTGTAAAAACAAAAGCGGTATTTTCAGATAAAGATCAATTATTTTTAAATACTTTACTGAATTCTGAAAAGAAATACAACACACATGAAGCTTCTGGATTATATGCTTTTAAAATCGCAAAATTGTATCACAATAAAGCCAATACCTACACATATGAAAAAGAGAAAAATAAACAACATCGTTTTAAAAACAATGAGGCTTTAAAAATTTGTAATAGCATTATTAAAAAATTCCCAAAAAGCTTTGCAGCTAGTAAAAGTGAAATTTTAAAAACGAATATCAACAAAAAAAGTATTCAAGTTACAGCAGAAGAATATATTCCGTCAGAAACATTTTCTAGAGTTTTAGTCAATTATAAAAACATAGATCAACTTCATTTTACGGTTTACAAAATAGATATAGATCAAGTAGACGAAATTCAATCAACATACACTTACAAAAAGCAAATAAACCTTATTCGCGGATTAAAAAAAGTTAATCATTGGTCTCAAAAACTACCTAATGAGTTTGACTATCAAAACCATACCAATGAAATTATTATTCCTAAGCAGAAAAAAGGAACTTATTTATTAGTTGCTTCAATCAATAAAGAACTAAATGATAAAACTATCTATGGATTTACTTCTTTTCAAGTTACCGATTTAACTTTAATAACAAGAACTCAAACTGGGACAATGATTTATCAAGTCGTTAACAGAAATACTGGTAAACCCGTTGAAAAAGCTTTAGTAAACTTCAGCAATAAAAAAAGATGGAATGGAAAAAGTATTAATGTTTCATTTGAGACCGATACAAATGGAGAAATACAATATAATCCAAAAGATTATTATGGAAATGTTACTGCAAAAATTACATATAAAGATGATGTGGTATCCATACATAATTTATACTTAAGAAGACAATACAACGATTTTCATGAATCCACAGCACAAACAGAAACTTTTTTATTCACAGACAGAAGTATTTACAGGCCAGGGCAAACTGTATTTTTTAAAAGTATTTCTCTAGAAAAGCTAAAAAATAAATCAACAGTAATTGCAAATCAGAATATTGAAATAGCAATTAAAGATGTGAATAGCGTTACGTTGCAAACATTAAAACTAAAAACAAATGAATTTGGTTCTGCATCAGGAGAATTTATACTTCCAAACTCCGGATTAACAGGAAGTTTTGAAATCGTTACAACCATAAACGGAAGAAGAAATTATGAGTACATTTCGGTCGAAGAATACAAACGCCCTAAATTCGAAACTGATTTTAAACCTATTACTTCTTCTTTTAAACTATATGATAGTATTAAAGTTGTTGGCTTTGCGAAATCTTATGCTGGAACTAATATTACTGACGCAAAAGTTACTTATCGTGTTCATAGAAAAGTGCAATTCCCTCATTGGTATTACTGGTATCGTCCTTCTTTTAACCGTTCTGAATCACAAGAAATAAAAAATGGTGAAGTAACTACTAATGATAAAGGAGAGTTTGAAATTATTTTTAAAGCACTACCAGACGAAAATGTGGCTAAAGATCAATTACCTATTTTCAATTATGAAATTACAGCAGATGTTACCGATCTTAACGGAGAAACTAGAAGTAAAACTACGATAGTAAAAGTTGGGTATCATAGTTTAATAGCAACTATAGAAATTGATGATAAACTGAATAAAAATGACAAGAAACATTCTTTTAAAATTGATACTAAAAATTTAAATGATGAGTTTGTTCCTACTACTGGAAATATAAAAATCTATAAATTACAAGCTCCTAAATATCCTTTAAGAAAAAGACCTTGGATGAGTCCTGATTACCAAACTATTTCTCAACAAGAATTTGAAGAAAAGTTTCCTCATGATCCATATAAAGACGAAAATAATCGCAAATATTGGAAAAAAGGAGATTTAGTTTTCAATGAAAAATTTAATACTGAAAAATCTAAAGAAGTCTCACTTAGGAAAATTAAAAAATGGACTTCTGGAAGTTATATTATAGAATTATCTTCAAAAGATAAGTTCGGACAAACCGTGAGTGATAAAAGTTATTTCACTGTGTTTTCAGACCGAGATAAAGTTCCTGTAGATAATCAATTATTTACCTTCAGAACCGATAAAAAATCATATAAACCTGATGAAACGGCTAAAATAACGGTAAGTACAAACTCTAATGATCTTACTGTGATGTTGTTTGTAGAAAAAAAACATGAAGTAATTGCTTCTCACTATATACATCTAGATAAAAACAGTAAAACCATTGAAATACCTATTACAAAAGAAGATTTAGGAGGATTTGGTGTTCATTATCATCTAGTGAATTACAACGATTTTAAACAAGGAGGACAAATAATTGATGTACCTTATCCGAATACAGATTTAGAAATTATTACGAAAACCTTTAGAGATAAATTACAACCTGGACAAAAAGAGACTTGGTCTTTCACGATAAAAGGAGCTAAAAAAGAAAAAGTAACAGCCGAATTATTAGCAGGAATGTACGATGCTTCTTTAGATCAATTTGTAGATCACGAATGGGATTTTTACCCTATTGATAAACCTAGATATTATGGTTCTATTTCAAGTAATTCAAAAGGATTTGGAACTAATAATTTCATTTTTAAAAACCTGAATGGAAATTCATTTGGAAACAATTATCCTATTTTAAAACATAGTAAATTCAACTGGTTTGGTTTTAGTTTTAATAATAGTAAATGGGTTAATAGAAATTATTTAAGATCCTTAAAACGTCCTGAACAAGTTAAAACATCAGG
This genomic stretch from Tenacibaculum jejuense harbors:
- a CDS encoding PorP/SprF family type IX secretion system membrane protein, which encodes MKKLIYLICICAVIDLFSQQDPQYTQYMYNQNIVNPAYVTNDLGVINFGVMHRRQWTSAVGTPKTYNFFVHAPLSNNIEAGISVVTDDIGDGVLKENNFYADFAYMINIAEGHKLSFGLKAGFTSFNTNFNNFRFPDENISSGFIPTDLAFENQNKTFVNFGAGLFYFTDKYYIGAAIPNLVKGEHFEENNGLNSIGGEEIHLFVNGGYVFQLSDLVKLKPSFMTKVVKGSPIVLDTAVNVLYNDKIEAGLAYRVNDAVSLMFNFRLFDSLRMGYAFDYTTNNLGNFNSGTHEFMLLFDFDTLGLKKGYDKSPRFF
- a CDS encoding OmpA family protein, whose protein sequence is MKKISFLLLFSSVFICFSQSQSLKRAHKYFERTFYSEAIPLYEKALKERESFDAIKNLADAYYYTYNMEKATVNYRYLLKNYRKYVEEIYYYRFSNSLKALGEYKKANNVLLNYYKTKDESKYTQLQKEIEYLENIEALGNRFTIDNLGINTPDSEFGAIQKGDSIIFAAPRKEIYGKRFGWNGQHYLDIYQVNTNQMYLGDSISKPFSEKINSKLHESNIIFTKDGKTAYFTRNSEIKGKRNTDDKKITHVQLYKAELIDNEWKNISSLSFNSNTYSTEHPALSPDEKTLYFASDMPGGFGGFDLYAVTIDYDGSFGKPQNLGETINTPKKEQFPFISEDNKLYFSSNGHPGFGSLDVFVCSISDGKISKPDNVGFPVNSGYDDFSFNINSKTKEGFFASNRKGGKGSDDIYRITEQKPLKIEPCSQFISGLITDEDSGVILNDVQLILVDKNQKEITKTNTSNSEKFKFKVNCQTTYTVKASKIGYKSNQRTIVLKKVRNKDNDASMTLKSLAIIEKEKREALALKLKKEEELKLRNAEKLKFAKDKKRKEIVEKEKDIEKQKDKIVIKTDEISFDYKLWYLRRDSKKAIDKVINLMKKYPDMIVEVGTHSDIRGNNRYNLELSQKRATSVRMYFLESGIEPDRITAIGYGETQPLIKCKTEESCTEEQHEINRRCEFIVKKIL
- a CDS encoding alpha-2-macroglobulin family protein gives rise to the protein MKNKSIAILMLTFFSTLLSAQNNFEKLWEEVHHFELFNQPKSALKIVEKIYEKAKKAKNAPQTVKALLYKSKFSLTLEEDAQLKIISQFKAHINQSKTPTKSILQNILANMYWQYFQNNRWKFYQRTKTDEKVDKLDFRTWDLETLFAEIHLQFQNSLAPKSELQNTTIQEFHSLLSIEESSEKYRPTLYDFLAHNSLNFYESDETRITKPAYQFKISDEKLISEAENFTSLKLESKDALSLQFNALKIYQNLIAFHLKKQNVHALVDVDLLRLNFVKTKAVFSDKDQLFLNTLLNSEKKYNTHEASGLYAFKIAKLYHNKANTYTYEKEKNKQHRFKNNEALKICNSIIKKFPKSFAASKSEILKTNINKKSIQVTAEEYIPSETFSRVLVNYKNIDQLHFTVYKIDIDQVDEIQSTYTYKKQINLIRGLKKVNHWSQKLPNEFDYQNHTNEIIIPKQKKGTYLLVASINKELNDKTIYGFTSFQVTDLTLITRTQTGTMIYQVVNRNTGKPVEKALVNFSNKKRWNGKSINVSFETDTNGEIQYNPKDYYGNVTAKITYKDDVVSIHNLYLRRQYNDFHESTAQTETFLFTDRSIYRPGQTVFFKSISLEKLKNKSTVIANQNIEIAIKDVNSVTLQTLKLKTNEFGSASGEFILPNSGLTGSFEIVTTINGRRNYEYISVEEYKRPKFETDFKPITSSFKLYDSIKVVGFAKSYAGTNITDAKVTYRVHRKVQFPHWYYWYRPSFNRSESQEIKNGEVTTNDKGEFEIIFKALPDENVAKDQLPIFNYEITADVTDLNGETRSKTTIVKVGYHSLIATIEIDDKLNKNDKKHSFKIDTKNLNDEFVPTTGNIKIYKLQAPKYPLRKRPWMSPDYQTISQQEFEEKFPHDPYKDENNRKYWKKGDLVFNEKFNTEKSKEVSLRKIKKWTSGSYIIELSSKDKFGQTVSDKSYFTVFSDRDKVPVDNQLFTFRTDKKSYKPDETAKITVSTNSNDLTVMLFVEKKHEVIASHYIHLDKNSKTIEIPITKEDLGGFGVHYHLVNYNDFKQGGQIIDVPYPNTDLEIITKTFRDKLQPGQKETWSFTIKGAKKEKVTAELLAGMYDASLDQFVDHEWDFYPIDKPRYYGSISSNSKGFGTNNFIFKNLNGNSFGNNYPILKHSKFNWFGFSFNNSKWVNRNYLRSLKRPEQVKTSGSFTGTVSGVIRDENGPLPGVSIIVKKSSNGTYTDFEGKFSIKVKKNDQLVFSTIGYKTIEVPVKNFSKLDVMMSEDTAALDEVVITAYGDTRSQTKKLMAKVAAPANSVKKYEERSDDVLEESYYDRLGDSTNTSLKKDLKTIKARKNLQETAFFYPKLLTDKNGDVSFTFTMPEALTKWKLQLLAHTKALHSSTEVLETVTQKELMFVPNAPRFLREKDQITISAKISNLTDKTLQGVSQLILTDAITGKAIDTDLQNKQVQKSFSVDANGNTNVSWNLVIPETIQAVEYKIVAQAGQFSDGEQNVLPVLSNRMLVTETLPMWVRENQTKTFTLDKLKNTSSTTLKHHQLSLEVTSNPAWEAVQALPYLMEYPHECAEQTFSRYYANTLAGFIANSNPKIQNVFNQWKNSETLISNLEKNQELKSLIIQETPWLRDAQSENEQKKRIALLFDLNKMQNEQSNAINKLQLMQMESGGFPWFKGSNYASPNITNHILTGFGHLQKLGVISENEISENMIVSAIQFLDQHIEYRYDLLLKRAKRIQASENKKAYDEFLAKQHIGYFELQYLYMKSFFEDHKTTKKTKKAIDYYTKQAAKYWNDFNLYGKGLNALIQFRNGNKKSANLILKSLEENSITSEELGMYWKENKAGWYWHQAPVETQALLIEVFAEIKNDTKIIDNLKVWLLKNKQVNRWKTTKATSEAIYALLLQGTNWLASDELVTVTVGNKIIDPTQLENTKIEAGTGYFKTSWNGKEVTPDKAKVTLTKNNKGIAWGGLYWQYFEDLDKITHAKTPLQITKKLFKKVNSDTGKELKKLSETNLEIGDLVTVRVELKVDRDMEFIHMKDMRAAAFEPVNVLSKYKWQDGLGYYESTKDAATHFFFDRLPKGVYVFEYDVRVNNKGDFSNGITTIQSMYAPEFTSHSKGVRVSIK